The following proteins are co-located in the Vigna angularis cultivar LongXiaoDou No.4 chromosome 2, ASM1680809v1, whole genome shotgun sequence genome:
- the LOC108329371 gene encoding polygalacturonate 4-alpha-galacturonosyltransferase, whose amino-acid sequence MAPNNNRTKGSHFPLLAFLLLCLLAPLLFFRASPLHTFHDQGGNSAVTSRKVARFREWQSLQDLESLFSKEVLDVIVSNTNDVGPLSLESFRKNLSASWRVVGSKASDATNQVNEPANNVGQEKHDGKEGRFSVGHAQWTDTPAQLSRRQLIEKRKEKRAAELIREDEVIVKLENSAIEHSKSVDSAVLGKYNIWRKENENENVDSTVRLMRDQIIMAKVYLSIAKMKNSLQLYQELESQLKGSQRALGEATSDAELKPSDHENIKTMGHVLSKAKEQLYDCKLVTGKLRAMLQTADERVRGLRKQSTFLSQLAAKTIPNGIHCLSMRLTIDYFLLPLEQRKFPRSENLENPTLYHYALFSDNVLAASVVVNSTIVNAKDPSKHVFHLVTDKLNFGAMNMWFLLNPPGKATINVENVDEFKWLNSSYCPVLRQLESATMKEYYFKAGHPTTTGASNLKYRNPKYLSMLNHLRFYLPQVYPKLDKILFLDDDIVVQKDLTGLWAVNLNGNVNGAVETCGESFHRFDKYLNFSNPHIAKNFDPNACGWAYGMNMFDLKVWKKKDITGIYHKWQNLNEDRVLWKLGTLPPGLMTFYGLTHPLDKSWHVLGLGYNPSVDRSEIDNAAVVHYNGNMKPWLEIAMTKYRSYWTKYVKFSHPYLQNCRLHE is encoded by the exons ATGGCACCCAACAACAACAGAACAAAGGGATCGCATTTTCCTCTGCTTGCCTTCCTCCTTCTGTGCCTCCTTGCGCCCCTTCTCTTCTTCCGTGCATCGCCCCTTCATACTTTTCACG ATCAAGGTGGTAATTCGGCTGTTACCAGCAGAAAG GTTGCCAGATTCAGAGAGTGGCAGTCACTACAGGATCTTGAATCGCTTTTTTCCAAAGAG GTTCTAGATGTTATTGTTTCCAACACAAATGATGTGGGCCCTTTGAGTCTTGAGAgttttagaaaaaatttgtCTGCTTCATGGAGAGTTGTTGGATCAAAGGCTTCTGATGCTACAAATCAG GTTAACGAACCAGCAAACAATGTTGGACAAGAGAAGCACGATGGGAAGGAAGGAAGATTTTCAG TTGGTCATGCTCAGTGGACTGACACTCCTGCACAGCTATCCAGAAGG CAACTAATAgagaaaaggaaggaaaagCGTGCTGCTGAGTTGATAAGAGAGGATGAAGTAATTGTAAAGCTTGAAAATTCAGCTATTGAACACTCGAAATCTGTTGATTCAGCAGTTCTTGGTAAATACAACATTTGgaggaaagaaaatgagaatgaaaATGTGGATTCTACTGTACGGTTGATGCGAGACCAAATCATTATGGCTAAGGTTTACTTGAGTATTGCAAAGATGAAGAACAGTCTTCAACTGTACCAAGAATTGGAATCTCAGCTTAAAGGCAGTCAGCGTGCTTTAGGTGAGGCAACTTCTGATGCTGAGCTAAAGCCGAG CGatcatgaaaatataaaaactatgGGCCATGTTCTTTCTAAGGCGAAAGAGCAATTGTATGACTGTAAGTTGGTTACTGGGAAATTGAGGGCAATGCTACAAACAGCTGATGAGCGAGTTAGGGGCTTGAGAAAACAAAGCACGTTCCTTAGCCAGTTGGCTGCCAAGACCATACCGAATGGAATTCATTGCTTATCTATGCGCCTTACCATAGACTACTTCCTCCTTCCTCTTGAACAGAGAAAATTCCCTAGAAGTGAGAATTTGGAGAATCCTACTCTCTATCATTATGCCCTATTCTCGGACAATGTCTTGGCTGCATCTGTTGTTGTCAACTCAACTATTGTGAATGCAAAG GATCCTTCAAAGCATGTGTTTCACCTTGTTACTGATAAGCTAAATTTTGGAGCCATGAACATGTGGTTTTTGCTGAATCCTCCTGGAAAAGCTACAATCAATGTTGAAAATGTCGATGAATTTAAGTGGTTGAACTCATCCTACTGCCCAGTCTTGAGGCAGCTTGAATCTGCAACAATGAAAGAGTATTATTTCAAGGCAGGCCATCCAACTACTACTGGCGCTTCGAATCTCAAGTACAGAAATCCAAAATATCTGTCAATGCTTAACCACCTGAGATTCTATCTTCCACAAGTTTATCCTAAATTGGATAAGATTCTTTTTCTTGATGATGACATTGTTGTCCAGAAAGACCTGACTGGATTATGGGCTGTAAATCTTAATGGAAATGTAAATGGTGCTGTTGAAACATGTGGGGAGAGTTTTCACCGATTTGACAAGTACCTTAACTTTTCAAATCCACATATTGCAAAAAATTTTGATCCAAATGCTTGTGGTTGGGCATACGGGATGAACATGTTTGATTTGAAGGTGTGGAAAAAGAAGGATATCACTGGCATATATCACAAGTGGCAGAATTTG AACGAAGACAGGGTGCTGTGGAAGCTGGGGACATTGCCTCCAGGGCTGATGACATTCTATGGATTAACACATCCGCTAGATAAATCATGGCATGTGCTTGGTCTGGGTTACAATCCAAGTGTAGATCGTTCAGAGATAGATAATGCGGCAGTGGTACACTACAACGGTAATATGAAGCCATGGTTAGAGATAGCCATGACAAAATATCGGTCTTACTGGAccaaatatgtaaaatttagtCATCCCTATCTTCAGAATTGTAGGCTACATGAATGA